From the genome of Natronococcus sp. CG52:
GACGGACTTGCCACAGTCAACGAGGGGAAACCGGAGACTCATGCCTTGTATGGCAGTGGGATTCTCGCATTCACTCGCGGGATTCGTAACGACGATATCGATCAAATCGAAGACGGAATCACCACAATGATCGAATACCATACTCGCTCTACGAACGATGAGAACGTTGTCGATCTCGTCATGGCCCCAGAGGCGACCGCCTTACTCATCATCTCACGCTGGATGGGGTATGAACTCGAGATTGACAGCGATCATATCCCCGCGGAACTGGCCGACGAGAGCGCTTCTACCCACTAAATTTCCATTTCCATTTAATGGTCGAGAGTCATTGTCCGTAGCACACAATTTAGTTTCCTGGATTCCATCAAAAAATCTACTGCAAGTATGGCGGTGTCGCCAAGTCAACCGAGATCCCCAATGCTACTCCGTAATTAGATCGTATGACCCGAGATATCGCGTCCACTCCGTTACTGACTCGAGCCTGCAGACAACTTGCTTGGTCCGTTCGTGTTCGAAGTCCACATGGTAAATGTAGTCACCAAGTTCGGTCGTTGACGGACGGGCATCGAGACGAGTGAGATCGAGATTCATCGCTGCCAGTACCCGGAGGACTTCTGCAGGGAATCCTGGGTTATCGCTTCCTGGATACACCAGCACCGTCGACTTCGAGCCGCTGTCCTCTGTTCGTGATCTCTCAAACTTGAGAAAGCGTGTGACGTTGTTTTCCACGTCTTGGATATCGGTTGCAACCGCTTCCAGACCGAAGTCGTCAGCAAGATCAGGATGTGCAATCGCTGCGATCGATTCGTCCTCAGCGGCCATTTTGACGCCGGCAGAAGTACTGTCGATTTCTTGTTGTTCTACGTCGGGATACTTTTCTTCAAGAAACGAGCTACTCTGGGCGAGCGCCTGTGGATGACTGGCGATTACCTCAAAATCAGCTGACTGCGCAATGAGTGTATGGCGTATCTCCTCGGTCGCCTCTGCCGTTATGAAGAGGTCTTCTTCGATGAGGATATCTAACGTGTCGATGACTGCACCCTGAATCGAGTTCTCGATCGGGAGTACCCCAGCGTCGATGTCCTCGTTCGTGACGGCCGCCGCAACCTCAAACATCGTCTCGTAGAATTCGACGTCGTCCGACGTCTGAAGTGCCGCCCGATGGGAGTAACTTCCGGCTGGCCCCAGTGTGCCAACCGTCTGTTGGCCAGTGTCCCCTCCACTGGTTGCTGCTGCAGATTGAGTTGATACTGCTCCGATTGCAAGCGCTGCTCCTGTCCGATTCAAGAATTTTCGACGATCGATATACTCCATTAGCATATTCACGTAATACAACGATAAATTATAAACAATATCCTATCCAGAATGATATATAACTATACTTTACAGGTCACTCACCGCACCGTGTACACTTATACGTTAATCATAAGCTAGATGCTGTGTGCCGGTTTCGCGGGCCAAACCAATTGACCACCTCTATGAGGAATGTGCTGCGTACGATCTCGTCATTGTTTCCGACGCCCCATTAGCAAGGGCACTATTCGTACGGATATGATGAACTCAATTTCCAACATCAATACTGACTAAGCGAAGGGCAAGCAGCAGCAACCAAATTCAATATAAGTATTACTCATCATACCTGGATCCGACAGTAGATTGTGTCGGGATCAACTGCGTCTACCCATCACGGCTATTAGAGGCGCGATCAAATTCGAAGTCTATGCACGTCGCAGCTTTTACCGAACTGAATGGGCCGAACGGCGTGGAACTCATCGAACGACCGACTCCAGAACCAAGTACAGACGAGGTGATCGTGGACGTGGAGGCGTGTTCGATCAACCGCCACGACCTCTGGATCCTCGAGGGTGATTCAGCGATGGTCGACGCTGACGACCTACCGTTTATTAGCGGCCTCGACGTTGCTGGCATCGTTCGGCTTGTCGGCGACAACGTGACCAGAGTCGAGCCGGGAGACCGAGTCGTCCTCTGTCCGAACGAGACTTGCGGGACGTGTCGATTCTGTCGTGAGGGTCCCGAGAACCGCTGTGAGTCCTTCGGACTCTTTCATGGCGGACTCGCAGAAGCAGCTTGCGTCGATGCGGATCGACTCGTACGACTTCCAGACGCCGTCGACGCGACGACTGCCGCAGCGCTCCCGACCGCGTACGTAACCGCCTATCATATGCTTCAACGGGCAGGTGTTGGATCCGGCGATCTCATCTTTATCCCGGGCGCCACAGGCGGCGTCGGCATCGCATGTGTGCAGCTCGCAACCACCTTCGGCGCTAAAACCATCGGGACGTCCTCCTCGCTGAAGAAACTCGAACAACTTGAGGCACAGGGACTGGATCACCCTATCGAGGGAACCGATCCCGAATCGCTCCACGATGCGGTGGCAGCTGTCGGACGGCCGGACGCAGTCTTGAATCACCTCGGCGGAGCATACACCGAACTTGGACAGAAACTGCTCCGGCGCGATGGCACGATGGTCGTCTGCGGACGAACCGCCGGCGCTCGCTCCGAGATTGATATTCCGGACCTCTTCCTCGGGCACAAACGGATCATTGGTAGCACAATGGGTCCACAAACCGACTTAGAGACACTCGTCGATCTCGTTGCTGATGGCGAACTCGTTCCCACGATTGACCGAACGTATCCGTTGGCGGAGACAGCCCAAGCATTCGCCGCAATGCAAGACCGCGAGAACGTTGGAAAACTCGTTATCACCGTTTAGCTTTAATCGAAGGCCTGAGCCCCTTCCTCAGTGAGCGAAGTGAGTACGGAAGAGTACACGCCCGCAAGGTGGTTTTCGTGTCAAGAGGAAGTCTGAATTCAATGGTCAGCTTCGAAGTTTCCTGGCTGGAAGCGTTGGTGTCGGGTCGTGAGATCCAACCGGTCAAGGTGAACCGAATACTCGAGTAACCAGTGAACCGTCTCGGGGTTAAGCCCCGAGGCGGTTCACATGGCGCTCGAAACGCGCTACACATCAGAGATCGTCCCTCGGCTGAGGCGATCGACTCTCGCTCAAGAGGTGAGTAAGCGTTCGTTTGACGCGTTCTGGATTCGGAACACTACGGAAGGTAACGTCTTCGGTCGATGTCCCGGCAGTGTAAATGACGACATTACCGAACGAGAGCGCACGTTCGAGCGCAGACTGGTTGTACGCGGTGTTCTGCACCCTGTCGAGTCGAATCTGCGTGACGTCGCGGGAGATCAGCCCGTACTTGACGTAAATTTCCTCGTCGGTAATAACGTACAAGAGTCGAATCCAGCTGAGGTATGTCAAGCACACTTTACCGACACCGGCTGGGACCAGCACCAGCGGTAGGTAGGCAGTCCAGGACGGCGCGCCTGTGCCAGGAACGATCGTCGAGAGCCAGACCGTGAGTACGATCCCGACCGAGATGATGAGAACACCGAACGCGATCGAGGACGCGATGGTGAGCCATGACGGCCGACCCGCCCATCGAATCTGCTCGCCGTCGGTCAGATGGAGCCAGTCGGCATCAGCGAGTTCCCTGTGGGAAGACTGCATATC
Proteins encoded in this window:
- a CDS encoding alcohol dehydrogenase catalytic domain-containing protein, whose protein sequence is MHVAAFTELNGPNGVELIERPTPEPSTDEVIVDVEACSINRHDLWILEGDSAMVDADDLPFISGLDVAGIVRLVGDNVTRVEPGDRVVLCPNETCGTCRFCREGPENRCESFGLFHGGLAEAACVDADRLVRLPDAVDATTAAALPTAYVTAYHMLQRAGVGSGDLIFIPGATGGVGIACVQLATTFGAKTIGTSSSLKKLEQLEAQGLDHPIEGTDPESLHDAVAAVGRPDAVLNHLGGAYTELGQKLLRRDGTMVVCGRTAGARSEIDIPDLFLGHKRIIGSTMGPQTDLETLVDLVADGELVPTIDRTYPLAETAQAFAAMQDRENVGKLVITV
- a CDS encoding prephenate dehydratase; translated protein: MEYIDRRKFLNRTGAALAIGAVSTQSAAATSGGDTGQQTVGTLGPAGSYSHRAALQTSDDVEFYETMFEVAAAVTNEDIDAGVLPIENSIQGAVIDTLDILIEEDLFITAEATEEIRHTLIAQSADFEVIASHPQALAQSSSFLEEKYPDVEQQEIDSTSAGVKMAAEDESIAAIAHPDLADDFGLEAVATDIQDVENNVTRFLKFERSRTEDSGSKSTVLVYPGSDNPGFPAEVLRVLAAMNLDLTRLDARPSTTELGDYIYHVDFEHERTKQVVCRLESVTEWTRYLGSYDLITE
- a CDS encoding PH domain-containing protein — encoded protein: MDDMQSSHRELADADWLHLTDGEQIRWAGRPSWLTIASSIAFGVLIISVGIVLTVWLSTIVPGTGAPSWTAYLPLVLVPAGVGKVCLTYLSWIRLLYVITDEEIYVKYGLISRDVTQIRLDRVQNTAYNQSALERALSFGNVVIYTAGTSTEDVTFRSVPNPERVKRTLTHLLSESRSPQPRDDL